Proteins encoded in a region of the Hyphomicrobiales bacterium genome:
- a CDS encoding sugar ABC transporter permease, translating to MKTENQKAWFFVLPVLLLVAFNAVIPMMTVVNYSVQETFGDNRFFWEGLTWFQQILNSDRFHSALGRQFLFTFIILTIEIPLGVAIALSMPRKGPWVSVCLILMSLPMLIPWNVVGAMWNIFTLPEIGLLGYFLNNVVGINYDMTQDPVAAWVTIVTMDVWHWTSLVVLLAYAGLVSIPDAYYQAAKIDGASNWSVFRFIQLPKMKNVLTIAILLRFMDSFNIYTEVFVLTGGGPGNSTTFLSIDLVKIALGQFDLGPAAAMSLIYFAITLLVSWLFYTLMNRDDLNDYEEVEH from the coding sequence ATGAAAACTGAAAATCAAAAGGCTTGGTTCTTTGTCCTACCGGTGTTGCTGTTGGTTGCATTCAACGCAGTGATACCAATGATGACCGTGGTTAATTACTCGGTACAAGAGACCTTTGGTGATAACCGTTTCTTCTGGGAAGGGCTAACTTGGTTTCAACAAATTCTCAATTCTGATCGCTTCCACAGCGCACTGGGCCGCCAGTTTCTCTTCACCTTCATCATATTGACAATTGAAATCCCGCTTGGTGTCGCGATCGCGCTTTCGATGCCGCGTAAAGGACCTTGGGTTTCTGTTTGTCTTATCTTGATGTCTCTACCTATGCTTATTCCGTGGAACGTGGTTGGAGCTATGTGGAATATCTTTACCCTGCCTGAAATTGGCCTGTTGGGCTATTTCCTGAACAATGTGGTTGGGATCAACTATGACATGACCCAAGACCCGGTCGCCGCATGGGTAACGATTGTTACGATGGATGTCTGGCATTGGACGTCACTCGTTGTACTCTTGGCTTATGCTGGATTGGTGTCGATACCCGACGCTTATTATCAAGCTGCCAAGATCGATGGTGCTTCGAATTGGTCCGTGTTCCGGTTCATACAATTGCCTAAGATGAAGAACGTTTTGACGATCGCCATTTTGTTACGGTTCATGGACTCCTTCAATATCTATACAGAAGTGTTCGTTCTAACGGGTGGTGGTCCGGGTAACTCAACCACATTCCTCTCAATTGATTTGGTAAAGATCGCACTTGGTCAGTTTGACCTTGGCCCAGCAGCAGCGATGAGCTTGATCTATTTTGCAATCACCCTTCTGGTCTCATGGCTCTTCTATACCCTCATGAACCGCGACGACCTCAATGACTACGAAGAAGTGGAGCACTAA
- a CDS encoding carbohydrate ABC transporter permease yields MQKRSIVPIIYILFLMLPIYWLVTMSFKTTNEILESFSLFPQTFTLDAYKTIFTDPTWYWGYINSIIYVSLNTVISLIVALPAAYAFSRYRFLGDKTLFFWLLTNRMAPIAVFALPFFQLYSAVGLFDTHIAVALAHCIFNIPLAVWILEGFMSGIPKELDETAYVDGYSFPRFFLTIFLPTIKAGVGVAAFFCFMYSWVELLLAKTLTAVVAKPIAATMTKTASSAGYELGLLAAAGTLTIIPGAIVIYFVRNYIAKGFAMGRV; encoded by the coding sequence ATGCAAAAAAGATCTATTGTTCCTATTATCTATATCTTGTTTTTGATGCTGCCGATCTATTGGCTGGTAACAATGAGCTTCAAAACAACAAATGAGATTTTGGAGAGTTTTTCGCTCTTTCCGCAAACCTTTACCTTGGATGCTTATAAGACGATCTTCACTGATCCGACTTGGTATTGGGGTTACATAAATTCTATCATTTATGTGAGTTTAAACACGGTCATATCTTTGATTGTGGCTTTGCCAGCAGCCTATGCCTTCTCACGCTATCGCTTCCTTGGTGACAAGACATTGTTCTTCTGGTTGTTGACCAACCGCATGGCACCAATCGCGGTCTTTGCGCTTCCATTCTTCCAGCTTTATTCCGCTGTTGGCCTCTTTGACACCCATATAGCCGTCGCCCTTGCGCATTGTATATTCAACATCCCGCTTGCCGTTTGGATTTTGGAAGGATTTATGTCGGGTATTCCAAAAGAGCTGGATGAAACAGCCTATGTGGATGGTTATTCATTCCCGCGCTTCTTCCTGACAATCTTCTTGCCAACAATCAAAGCGGGTGTGGGCGTTGCTGCCTTCTTTTGCTTTATGTATTCTTGGGTGGAATTGTTGCTCGCAAAAACGCTGACAGCAGTGGTAGCAAAGCCAATTGCGGCGACGATGACCAAGACAGCGTCTAGTGCGGGTTATGAACTTGGGCTTCTCGCCGCTGCCGGCACGCTGACAATTATTCCTGGCGCAATCGTCATCTACTTTGTTCGAAACTATATCGCGAAGGGCTTCGCGATGGGGAGGGTGTAA
- a CDS encoding DUF2160 domain-containing protein, producing the protein MLGWMAWTWPTALIFIGIFSAMGIVTFIEIKWPGTSERNGILRLTTTRGDRLFLSLLGTSYIFLLWLGIFGMPLWIPLGLAIAWAIFCFRKV; encoded by the coding sequence ATGTTGGGTTGGATGGCATGGACCTGGCCGACTGCGTTAATTTTTATAGGTATTTTTTCTGCAATGGGCATCGTCACGTTCATTGAAATCAAATGGCCAGGCACCTCAGAGCGCAACGGTATTTTACGATTAACCACGACACGTGGAGACAGGTTGTTTCTGTCGTTGTTGGGGACGTCTTATATCTTCCTGCTCTGGTTAGGTATATTCGGAATGCCCTTGTGGATACCTCTTGGTCTCGCGATTGCTTGGGCGATATTCTGCTTCCGTAAAGTTTGA
- a CDS encoding M56 family metallopeptidase, producing the protein MGELLQYVILGNATLIAAFFCAWLIEKTAIMVNLRTAYRLRLHLAVAALCAAALPIILSPFTPLLASLFSINGTDLIVTHYLKGNINLSATQVSDILYAKDGAIDAIFGGSSLFSKIVLLLFGLAAFLRAGYIGLNILKIHSLINNSTIRFQTRRISVRISRNTIIPFSTRGFFKYYILIPENLVTDPRALKIALGHEIQHIRQGDVDYEVLLSIVSPLFALNPAFWFLSDRIHRFREYTCDAAFLNKGSVAARDYCLLLLDIASRAARNKAHKKSLTYATSVPFYGRDGIFNRKNKSTLRKRIIALSQGSSFIDDGFGKFVNIAPAIILFVIIGTGVLMAAKPTDWSHDRLMLSTVVNLERLDRINGFGIPPLR; encoded by the coding sequence ATGGGTGAATTGCTACAATATGTGATACTAGGAAATGCTACCCTTATAGCCGCATTCTTTTGTGCTTGGCTGATTGAGAAAACAGCAATTATGGTCAACCTTCGAACGGCTTACAGGCTGCGCTTGCATCTGGCTGTCGCAGCGCTATGTGCCGCAGCTCTTCCGATCATATTATCCCCCTTCACGCCGCTGTTGGCCTCTCTATTTTCAATCAATGGAACCGACCTTATTGTAACGCATTACTTAAAGGGCAACATAAATCTTTCGGCGACACAGGTATCAGATATTCTTTACGCAAAGGATGGCGCGATAGATGCCATATTCGGCGGGTCATCTCTCTTTTCCAAAATTGTCTTGTTGTTATTTGGCTTAGCTGCATTTTTGAGAGCTGGCTATATTGGCTTGAACATTTTGAAAATTCATAGCCTCATCAATAATTCTACCATCCGGTTTCAGACCCGACGCATAAGTGTCAGAATATCGCGCAACACGATAATTCCATTTTCTACTCGTGGTTTTTTTAAATACTACATTCTCATTCCAGAAAATCTTGTTACTGATCCACGTGCACTAAAAATAGCATTGGGCCATGAGATTCAGCACATACGTCAAGGTGATGTGGACTATGAAGTCCTACTTTCAATCGTATCTCCTTTGTTTGCACTCAATCCAGCATTCTGGTTTTTGTCTGATCGCATCCATCGTTTTAGAGAATATACCTGTGATGCTGCATTTCTAAATAAGGGAAGCGTTGCTGCGCGCGATTATTGCTTGTTGCTTTTGGATATAGCATCGCGGGCCGCACGCAATAAAGCGCACAAGAAAAGCCTTACCTATGCTACAAGCGTACCCTTCTACGGCCGGGACGGTATTTTCAATCGAAAAAACAAAAGCACTTTACGCAAACGGATCATCGCTCTAAGTCAAGGCTCGTCCTTCATCGATGATGGCTTCGGGAAATTTGTCAACATCGCGCCTGCGATCATTTTGTTCGTTATCATTGGGACAGGCGTTTTGATGGCGGCAAAGCCAACCGACTGGAGCCATGATCGCTTAATGCTCTCCACCGTTGTTAATCTAGAGCGTCTTGACCGCATTAACGGATTTGGTATTCCGCCACTTCGATAA
- a CDS encoding BlaI/MecI/CopY family transcriptional regulator — MMPRPRGKSDLLTSVELEFMMVLWRIGKGTVRDVLEILNEQEKRAYTSVATILKVLDDKGYIKSTKLARTIVYSPVIGKEEYERRTLKSISNTLFEGAPTAMVARLVDDEDITEETIQQIRDIIDTRFGS, encoded by the coding sequence ATGATGCCAAGACCAAGAGGAAAAAGCGACCTTCTCACCAGTGTTGAACTTGAGTTCATGATGGTGCTATGGCGTATCGGTAAAGGCACAGTTCGTGATGTTCTTGAGATTCTGAACGAACAAGAAAAACGCGCCTATACTTCTGTTGCGACCATCCTCAAAGTGTTGGACGATAAAGGCTATATAAAATCCACCAAATTGGCCCGCACGATTGTCTATTCTCCGGTAATTGGCAAAGAAGAATACGAGCGTCGCACATTAAAGAGTATTTCCAACACCCTATTTGAAGGGGCACCAACTGCGATGGTTGCCCGTCTTGTTGATGATGAGGATATCACCGAAGAAACAATTCAACAAATAAGAGACATCATCGATACTCGGTTTGGGAGTTAA
- a CDS encoding ATP-binding protein, producing the protein MVQAVNAFAAIKGFLPFFGKANQTKQQVNGHATIIANPAYQRLLKAEPLFRKFIPFSIITFLILIGLAKGIQISDNREATLVTAQENLTLIATLVEKQIEAKADSFENEQKDNQLIAALADFKPQGATKDGRVLLILDTNGRVLAEEPISKGHKGTYLADILEPTGPLLTFGERAGVMSVAMVATQEPALVTVRQLNNKLGYIAVYQPKEALLAQWRADVNLNSAIFLGTGILLILVLYAFFTQTSRADEADLIYHQTYARFDTALERGKCGLWDWDVGRGRFFWSPSMFEILGYTPRQTLLGFGELTELIHPKDVDLIQTAEAILSEELSQVDLSYRMRHADGHWVWVRARGEVVPSTSGEAPHLVGICIDISDQMRLKKENKTANIRLRESIESLSEAFVLWDSKNRLVVCNKKYRELNGLPSELAVSGTPYDEVMSAVKTPHIAFQSEDTIKNESFGRIYETELSDGRWLQIAEHRTDDNGYMTIGTDITRIKKNEEKLRLREQELQASVEHLERSQAELQNLATLYDTQRAIAQNANHAKAEFLANISHEWRTPLNAIIGFSDVMRQGAFGPLGSEKYLEYCNDINESGTYMLSFINDVIDMSDIETGQFKLDPEEVDATEILNSIIAASSADAKSAGVTIKYDATQPLNLEADRRALKQIFQNLLSNSLKFNHHGGSVNITCHPVDGKMAFSISDTGIGIPSSLIDQLGTPFKQVQSQHTKNHTGSGLGLSISKSLVEMHGGELLIQSQHNEGTQVTVKMPLQMFETFH; encoded by the coding sequence ATGGTGCAGGCAGTCAATGCCTTTGCAGCCATCAAGGGGTTTTTGCCTTTTTTTGGTAAAGCAAATCAAACAAAACAACAGGTAAATGGGCATGCGACTATTATCGCCAACCCAGCGTACCAGCGTCTGTTAAAAGCAGAGCCATTGTTCAGGAAATTTATTCCCTTTTCCATCATTACTTTTCTCATCTTAATCGGGTTGGCAAAAGGCATTCAAATTTCAGATAACCGCGAAGCTACACTTGTAACAGCGCAGGAAAATCTGACGCTGATTGCGACGCTGGTTGAAAAACAAATTGAAGCGAAAGCAGACTCATTCGAAAATGAACAAAAAGACAACCAGCTCATAGCGGCTCTTGCTGACTTCAAGCCACAAGGCGCAACAAAAGATGGACGTGTTTTATTAATTCTTGACACCAATGGCCGTGTGTTGGCTGAAGAACCAATATCCAAGGGTCATAAGGGCACTTATCTTGCCGATATACTAGAGCCAACAGGCCCACTTCTAACATTCGGCGAGCGAGCTGGAGTGATGTCCGTTGCAATGGTTGCAACGCAGGAACCAGCATTGGTCACTGTTCGTCAGCTAAATAATAAGCTTGGCTATATTGCTGTCTACCAACCCAAGGAAGCATTGCTTGCTCAATGGCGCGCTGACGTCAATCTCAATAGCGCAATTTTTCTTGGCACCGGCATTTTACTGATTTTAGTTCTTTATGCCTTTTTCACGCAAACATCGCGGGCAGACGAGGCCGATTTGATTTACCATCAAACTTACGCCCGTTTTGACACGGCACTGGAACGAGGCAAATGTGGTTTGTGGGATTGGGATGTTGGGCGTGGGCGTTTTTTTTGGTCCCCCTCAATGTTTGAAATATTAGGTTACACTCCTCGTCAGACACTCTTAGGCTTTGGAGAACTCACCGAACTTATTCATCCTAAAGATGTAGACTTGATTCAAACAGCTGAAGCAATCTTGTCTGAAGAATTATCGCAAGTTGATCTAAGTTACCGCATGCGCCATGCAGACGGTCACTGGGTATGGGTACGTGCACGCGGTGAAGTCGTTCCCTCAACATCAGGCGAGGCGCCTCATCTGGTCGGTATTTGTATAGATATATCTGACCAAATGCGCCTGAAAAAAGAAAATAAAACAGCCAATATTCGACTTCGTGAATCTATTGAATCTCTATCAGAAGCTTTTGTTTTATGGGATTCAAAAAACCGCCTTGTTGTTTGCAATAAGAAGTACCGTGAACTGAATGGTTTACCGTCTGAACTAGCCGTTTCGGGCACTCCATATGACGAAGTCATGTCAGCCGTCAAAACACCACATATCGCCTTCCAAAGCGAAGATACAATTAAAAACGAAAGTTTTGGACGGATATATGAAACAGAGCTTTCTGATGGCCGCTGGTTACAGATTGCTGAACATCGCACGGACGATAATGGCTACATGACGATTGGTACAGACATCACTCGCATTAAAAAGAACGAAGAAAAACTGCGACTGCGCGAACAGGAATTACAAGCAAGCGTAGAACATCTTGAGCGCTCACAGGCTGAATTACAAAACCTTGCGACCCTTTACGACACTCAACGCGCTATTGCGCAGAACGCCAATCATGCCAAGGCTGAATTCCTTGCCAATATATCACATGAATGGCGCACTCCACTAAATGCAATAATCGGATTTTCAGACGTCATGCGTCAGGGCGCATTTGGCCCCTTAGGAAGTGAGAAATACCTTGAGTATTGCAATGACATCAATGAAAGTGGCACCTATATGTTGTCTTTCATTAATGATGTGATTGATATGTCAGATATTGAAACTGGCCAATTTAAACTGGATCCAGAAGAGGTGGATGCTACAGAAATACTGAACAGTATTATTGCCGCCTCCTCAGCTGATGCAAAATCAGCTGGTGTGACCATAAAATACGATGCGACACAACCGCTCAATCTTGAAGCTGATCGCCGAGCACTCAAACAGATTTTCCAGAATTTGTTATCCAATTCCTTGAAATTCAATCACCATGGCGGCAGCGTTAATATCACCTGCCATCCCGTTGATGGGAAAATGGCTTTTTCAATTAGCGATACAGGCATTGGCATACCATCAAGCCTTATTGATCAACTGGGAACTCCGTTTAAACAGGTGCAAAGCCAGCACACCAAAAATCATACCGGCTCAGGCCTTGGTCTTTCTATTTCTAAATCTCTGGTAGAAATGCATGGCGGCGAATTGCTCATTCAATCACAGCATAACGAAGGCACACAAGTCACAGTAAAGATGCCCTTGCAGATGTTTGAAACCTTTCACTAG
- the pepN gene encoding aminopeptidase N → MRTHSGQPVHLSEYQAPAFTIADLHLDIRLDPEETVVIATMNIERVSNEGQEPDAPLVLVGDELKLDFVSINKRDLSLRAYQATPEELVIPKVPEGRFELQITTRINPTTNTKLMGLYLTNCIYCTQCEAEGFRRITYFLDRPDVLTRYTTRIEGTRRETEVLLANGNLIESARIEGTDRHYAIWEDPHPKPSYLFALVAGKLAHISDTFTTMNGREVDLRIYVEPGKEHLCDWSMTALKKCMKWDEEVFGREYDLDIFMIVAVSDFNMGAMENKGLNVFNDKYVLADTASASDQDYANIEAIIAHEYFHNWTGNRITCRDWFQLCLKEGLTVFRDQEFTSDMRSRSVKRISDVRMLRARQFPEDGGPLAHPVRPEVYHEINNFYTATVYEKGAELIRMIKTICGEDAFAKGLDIYFDRHDGDAATIEDFLKAMEDGAGVDLGQFKLWYKQAGTPQVLVESKYDDTAGTLTLEFSQTTLPTPGQNVKKPLHIPVRFGLVGAKGDELNYSTATGADVSDNIIHLRDAKHTVVFNGLNEAPTPSLLRDFSSPVRLDLPLSEEELIHLITHDSDNFNRWQAMQTIAMRVLLNKIDCLSNGCKTDDKYDCFFHGVENTLKDETLEPALRAQFLAFPSETDIAQHIGEDINPAIIYEATLWLKQELATRAHRTLVTLYEKNHVHQPYEPDGEQVGKRALKNLCLSILATQTSDGVGFAKQQYEEANNLTDRLAALSALVNSGNDDAKAELADFDKRYRLNPLVMDKWFALQAMAPREETLPKIKDLMKHPIFSITNPNRIRALIGSFASANPTQFNRPDGAGYQFVSMLVVDLDAVNPQVAARLLTSFSAWKLLEPHRRQRAERALKRISNSAGLSSDVRDIVDRTLS, encoded by the coding sequence ATGAGAACCCATAGTGGACAGCCTGTTCATTTATCAGAATATCAGGCGCCAGCTTTCACCATCGCTGATCTGCATCTCGACATACGGCTCGACCCCGAAGAAACTGTGGTGATTGCCACAATGAACATCGAACGTGTTTCAAATGAAGGCCAAGAACCAGATGCACCGCTGGTCTTGGTTGGCGATGAACTTAAGCTTGATTTTGTAAGCATCAATAAACGTGATCTCTCCCTTCGCGCGTATCAAGCAACACCTGAAGAGCTGGTCATCCCTAAGGTGCCTGAGGGACGTTTTGAACTTCAAATCACAACCCGTATTAACCCCACCACTAATACCAAATTAATGGGTCTTTATCTGACCAACTGCATCTATTGCACCCAATGCGAGGCAGAAGGGTTTCGACGGATCACTTATTTCCTCGATCGGCCTGATGTCCTTACCCGTTACACAACTCGTATCGAGGGCACACGGCGCGAGACCGAGGTTCTGCTTGCCAATGGCAATTTGATCGAAAGCGCCCGCATTGAAGGCACTGACCGCCACTATGCAATTTGGGAAGACCCACACCCTAAACCATCTTATTTGTTCGCGCTGGTTGCAGGAAAACTGGCTCATATCTCCGATACATTCACAACCATGAATGGACGAGAGGTTGACCTGCGCATTTATGTTGAACCGGGTAAAGAGCATCTTTGTGACTGGTCGATGACTGCGCTGAAAAAGTGCATGAAATGGGATGAAGAGGTATTCGGGCGCGAATATGATCTGGACATTTTCATGATTGTCGCTGTCAGTGATTTCAACATGGGGGCCATGGAAAACAAAGGGCTCAACGTCTTCAACGACAAATATGTTCTTGCTGACACTGCGAGCGCGAGCGATCAGGATTATGCAAATATTGAAGCCATTATTGCGCATGAATATTTTCATAACTGGACCGGCAATCGCATCACATGCCGCGATTGGTTTCAGCTTTGCTTAAAAGAAGGCCTAACCGTTTTCCGCGATCAGGAATTCACATCCGATATGCGCTCACGTTCCGTCAAACGGATCAGCGATGTACGCATGTTACGCGCGCGCCAGTTCCCTGAGGATGGCGGCCCCCTCGCCCATCCGGTGCGCCCTGAGGTCTATCACGAGATCAACAATTTCTACACGGCCACGGTCTATGAAAAAGGGGCAGAGCTGATCCGGATGATTAAGACTATCTGTGGTGAGGATGCCTTTGCCAAAGGTCTTGATATTTATTTTGATCGCCATGACGGTGATGCCGCGACAATCGAAGATTTTCTGAAAGCCATGGAAGATGGGGCTGGCGTTGATCTTGGCCAATTCAAGCTGTGGTACAAACAAGCTGGAACGCCGCAGGTTCTTGTCGAATCAAAATATGACGATACCGCTGGCACCTTAACACTTGAGTTCAGCCAAACCACACTACCGACACCTGGTCAGAATGTGAAAAAGCCATTGCATATTCCCGTGCGCTTTGGCCTTGTTGGAGCCAAGGGCGATGAGTTAAACTATAGCACCGCAACCGGCGCAGATGTGAGTGACAACATCATTCATCTACGCGATGCAAAACACACCGTTGTCTTTAACGGCCTTAATGAAGCGCCTACACCTTCTTTGCTAAGAGACTTTTCTTCACCGGTCAGACTTGACCTTCCTTTGAGTGAAGAAGAGCTCATTCATCTCATCACCCATGACAGCGACAACTTTAACCGCTGGCAAGCGATGCAAACAATCGCTATGCGCGTTTTGCTGAACAAAATTGATTGTCTGAGCAATGGCTGTAAAACAGATGATAAATATGACTGCTTTTTCCATGGCGTTGAGAACACCCTTAAAGATGAAACGCTTGAACCTGCTTTGCGTGCACAATTTTTAGCTTTTCCAAGTGAAACAGATATTGCACAGCATATTGGCGAAGATATAAACCCAGCCATTATTTACGAGGCTACCTTATGGTTGAAACAGGAACTGGCGACACGCGCCCATAGAACACTCGTCACCCTTTATGAAAAAAACCACGTCCACCAACCTTATGAACCAGACGGAGAACAGGTTGGGAAACGGGCGTTGAAAAATTTATGCCTTAGCATTTTGGCGACACAAACCAGCGACGGCGTGGGCTTTGCCAAACAGCAATATGAGGAAGCTAACAATCTAACCGACCGTTTGGCTGCTCTTTCAGCTCTTGTAAACTCTGGCAACGATGATGCAAAAGCTGAGCTAGCAGACTTTGACAAACGTTATCGCCTGAACCCTTTGGTGATGGACAAATGGTTTGCATTACAAGCCATGGCACCACGCGAAGAGACGTTGCCCAAAATCAAAGATCTGATGAAACACCCCATTTTCTCAATCACCAACCCAAATCGTATCCGCGCACTCATTGGTAGTTTCGCGTCCGCTAATCCAACACAATTCAATCGTCCTGATGGTGCTGGCTATCAATTTGTTTCTATGTTGGTGGTTGACCTCGACGCAGTGAATCCACAGGTAGCAGCTCGTCTTTTGACAAGCTTCTCCGCATGGAAACTATTGGAACCACACCGCAGACAAAGAGCCGAACGCGCTTTGAAACGCATTTCAAATTCTGCAGGCCTTTCCTCTGACGTGAGAGATATCGTGGACAGAACATTATCTTGA
- a CDS encoding glutathione S-transferase family protein — protein sequence MIEIWGRRSSSNVQAVMWCLAELNLEVNRKDAGYIYGVVDTPEYLDMNPNGTIPTIRDGDNTPLWESGAILRYLSNTYAPKIFWPHDPVARARVDQWAEWAKINFAGKFTAPIFQKLVRTAPSKRNYSEIEAAILVVDKYLDIAELQLTQNQYLAGDDLTLADIQFGHCLYRYFDIDIKRPERNNLKRYYENLCARPAYNENVVISYDELRIFD from the coding sequence ATGATCGAGATATGGGGTAGACGTTCATCATCTAATGTACAGGCCGTTATGTGGTGTCTTGCGGAATTAAATCTTGAAGTCAATCGCAAGGACGCTGGATATATTTATGGCGTGGTGGATACACCGGAATATCTGGACATGAACCCCAATGGCACCATTCCAACAATCCGCGATGGCGACAATACTCCCCTGTGGGAGAGCGGTGCTATATTACGTTACCTTTCGAATACTTATGCTCCAAAAATATTTTGGCCACACGACCCAGTCGCAAGGGCAAGAGTTGATCAGTGGGCAGAATGGGCAAAAATAAATTTTGCTGGCAAATTCACAGCACCCATATTTCAAAAACTCGTTCGTACTGCCCCTTCAAAACGTAATTATTCTGAGATTGAAGCTGCCATATTGGTCGTTGATAAATATCTAGATATTGCTGAGCTGCAACTCACGCAAAACCAATATTTGGCAGGCGACGACCTAACACTCGCCGACATTCAGTTCGGTCATTGCCTGTATCGATATTTTGATATTGATATCAAACGACCTGAACGAAACAACTTGAAACGTTACTACGAAAATCTTTGTGCACGGCCTGCCTATAATGAAAACGTCGTCATATCTTATGATGAATTACGTATTTTTGATTAG
- the folD gene encoding bifunctional methylenetetrahydrofolate dehydrogenase/methenyltetrahydrofolate cyclohydrolase FolD yields MSEHELMIIDGKKTGAVVVEKVKAGTKALIAETGVTPGIAVVIVGEDPASQVYVRNKGLRAEECGFKSITHKLPAETSEADLLAMVNQLNNDDSIHGILVQLPVPDHIDDGKVIQTIAPEKDVDGFHFINVGKLGTGETEAALVPCTPAGSMVLLREARGADLSGLNAVVVGRSNIVGKPMANLLLQANATVTVAHSRTKDLPAVCAAADILVAAVGRPEMIRGDWVKKGATVIDVGINRIDAPEKGEGKTRLVGDVAYEEACQNAGAITPVPGGVGPMTIAMLMANTLKAACVAAGVKPPAI; encoded by the coding sequence ATGTCAGAGCATGAGTTGATGATTATTGATGGTAAAAAAACCGGCGCGGTAGTGGTGGAAAAGGTAAAAGCAGGCACAAAAGCCCTGATTGCTGAAACTGGCGTGACCCCAGGTATTGCTGTTGTAATTGTTGGCGAAGATCCAGCCAGTCAGGTTTATGTACGCAACAAAGGTCTGCGCGCTGAGGAATGTGGTTTCAAGTCAATAACGCACAAATTGCCAGCCGAGACGAGTGAAGCTGATCTTTTAGCGATGGTGAACCAGCTCAACAACGACGACAGCATTCATGGCATATTAGTGCAATTGCCCGTGCCAGATCATATTGACGATGGCAAAGTGATTCAGACAATCGCGCCTGAAAAAGACGTCGATGGATTTCATTTTATCAATGTGGGCAAATTGGGAACAGGTGAAACTGAGGCAGCACTTGTGCCATGCACACCAGCAGGATCCATGGTACTTCTGCGCGAAGCAAGGGGCGCTGATCTCTCCGGCCTTAATGCTGTGGTTGTTGGCCGCTCAAACATCGTTGGCAAACCAATGGCAAATCTTTTGCTTCAGGCCAATGCAACGGTAACGGTCGCACATAGCCGCACCAAAGATTTGCCTGCCGTATGCGCTGCCGCTGATATTCTGGTAGCCGCTGTTGGCCGCCCTGAAATGATCCGTGGTGACTGGGTTAAAAAGGGCGCGACTGTTATTGATGTCGGTATCAATCGCATCGACGCGCCTGAAAAAGGCGAAGGCAAAACCCGACTTGTTGGTGATGTTGCCTATGAAGAAGCTTGCCAAAATGCAGGCGCTATTACACCTGTGCCAGGCGGTGTCGGGCCGATGACAATTGCCATGCTCATGGCGAATACGCTCAAAGCGGCCTGTGTTGCAGCGGGTGTTAAGCCACCCGCAATTTAA
- a CDS encoding PaaI family thioesterase yields MTELPKTLSGVQTGTLPVEDVFSVSGLEFFQGMIAGKYPPPPIAGTAPMDFVSVEEGKITLVSRPDATFYNPIGTIHGGYAATVLDTALGCVVHSTLKAGEAYTTMEIKIVYHRAILPKLGELRCEGIVISRGRRAAASEAKLYDSAGKLLASGTSTCMIMPAPKPA; encoded by the coding sequence ATGACAGAATTACCTAAAACACTTTCAGGTGTTCAGACTGGAACCTTGCCGGTAGAAGATGTTTTTAGCGTCTCAGGTCTTGAGTTCTTTCAAGGCATGATTGCTGGAAAATATCCACCGCCCCCCATCGCAGGCACAGCACCGATGGATTTTGTCAGTGTGGAAGAAGGAAAAATCACCCTTGTTTCGCGGCCTGATGCGACATTTTATAACCCGATTGGCACCATTCACGGTGGTTATGCCGCGACCGTTTTAGACACAGCGCTTGGCTGTGTAGTACATTCCACCTTAAAAGCAGGCGAAGCTTATACGACGATGGAAATCAAAATCGTCTATCACAGGGCGATCTTGCCAAAGCTAGGTGAACTGCGCTGTGAGGGCATCGTCATATCACGCGGGCGACGGGCGGCGGCGTCAGAGGCAAAGTTATATGATAGTGCTGGCAAGCTTCTGGCAAGCGGAACATCTACCTGCATGATTATGCCAGCCCCAAAACCCGCTTAA